In Vibrio alginolyticus NBRC 15630 = ATCC 17749, the sequence AGTGAGTCGAAACAAAAAACGTCAAACACTATAACCATAATATAAATACTCATTTAAATTCATACTAAAGGGAGCTATTGCTCCCTTTTCTTTTGGTTATTAAGTATACTAATAATTTCTAGACAGAGCAGAAGTTATACATGAAACTAATACGCTAATATCTAACGTGGATAAACATTGTGGATTTAGCAAATAAACTACACCTGCTTTTAGAAGTCTCTAAAGCTGGATCTTTTGCAAAAGCAGCAGATGGGATGAATATCGACCGCTCTGTTTTGTCTAAACACATCAAGCAGTTAGAAGAGCACTTAGGCGTTAGGCTATTAAACAGAACGACTCGCTCTCTTTCATTAACACAAGTCGGCCAGCAAATAGTAGAAAAAGCAGACCAAATATCTCAACTCCTTGATGATACTCAACAAATAGCGGAGAACTTTCAGACTGAGCCTTCAGGGAAAGTACGAATTTCAAGCTCAACATTATTTGGAAAACTCTATCTACAACCTTCGATAGAGAAGTTTTTACATAAGTACCCAAAAGCAAGTGTTGAACTAATGCTAGATGATCTTCATGTAGACGTGATTAGAAGTAATTTTGATATTGCTTTTCGAATCGGACCTATGAGGGATTCATCAATGGTAGCAAGAAAATTAGCAAAAAATACGACTGCAATCATTGCTTCTCGAAATTTAATTGAAAAACATGGTAACCCAGAAACGCCGGATGAGTTAGTTAAGCTACCTTTTATTATTTATTCAAATGGTAATTTTATTGTCGATAAACTTAAATTCTACGACAAAGAAAAATCAGATGGTTTAGATACATACCCAATATCAGGGTCATACATGGTAAATGAAGCTGAGCTAATAATTGAAAGCGTAAAGTCAGGTCTGGGCGCAGCACTTATAGGTCAATTTATGCTTCCTAAAAACCTAGAGTCTTCTAATTTAGTCCAACTTTTACCAGAATATGAAACTCAAGATTTTGGTGATATTTATGCCATGTACTCACACCGTCAGCAATCACCATTGGTTAGGGCATTCATTGATATCGTTCAAGAAGAAATTGGCATACCACCAATATGGGAAAAGCATTTCAATAAAAGCTAGGCGATTCTATTTAACCAAAATTAACAGAAAATCAAATAAAATCAATAATTTAAAACAGAAATGTTTAAGATCCATCGAAGTTTAATGTTAGGTGAATTAAGTTCCATTCTAAATGGCGCTTAATTCACTAAATATAAAACACTCTTGATTTATAATACTAACAAATCCATCACCTATACAAGTTACGATGTATATTA encodes:
- a CDS encoding LysR family transcriptional regulator codes for the protein MDLANKLHLLLEVSKAGSFAKAADGMNIDRSVLSKHIKQLEEHLGVRLLNRTTRSLSLTQVGQQIVEKADQISQLLDDTQQIAENFQTEPSGKVRISSSTLFGKLYLQPSIEKFLHKYPKASVELMLDDLHVDVIRSNFDIAFRIGPMRDSSMVARKLAKNTTAIIASRNLIEKHGNPETPDELVKLPFIIYSNGNFIVDKLKFYDKEKSDGLDTYPISGSYMVNEAELIIESVKSGLGAALIGQFMLPKNLESSNLVQLLPEYETQDFGDIYAMYSHRQQSPLVRAFIDIVQEEIGIPPIWEKHFNKS